A genomic window from Pirellulaceae bacterium includes:
- the moaC gene encoding cyclic pyranopterin monophosphate synthase MoaC, with translation MTNQGSVSSAAEQLTHLDSSGQARMVNVADKPVSLRTATASALCSMNAATAQAIRDNQVAKGDVLSVAKLAAISACKRTSELIPLCHNVGLDGVNVEFQWLSPCQLQITVQSQATARTGVEMEAMVGASVAALTVYDMCKSSDRSLSISQVLLLSKSGGLRGDYRRPPNADST, from the coding sequence AAATCAGGGCAGTGTTTCATCGGCGGCAGAGCAGTTGACGCACCTGGACTCCAGCGGACAGGCGCGGATGGTCAATGTGGCTGATAAACCCGTTAGTCTGCGCACGGCCACGGCCAGCGCCCTATGCTCGATGAATGCAGCTACCGCCCAAGCGATTCGCGACAACCAGGTTGCCAAGGGGGATGTGTTAAGCGTTGCCAAACTGGCAGCTATTTCTGCTTGCAAGCGCACGTCAGAACTGATCCCCCTATGCCACAACGTGGGGTTGGACGGAGTCAACGTGGAATTTCAGTGGCTAAGCCCGTGCCAGCTACAAATCACTGTGCAGAGCCAAGCAACTGCGCGAACTGGAGTCGAAATGGAGGCCATGGTAGGCGCATCGGTGGCAGCCTTGACGGTGTACGACATGTGCAAGTCCAGCGATCGCAGCCTCAGCATTTCGCAAGTGCTACTGCTCAGTAAGAGCGGTGGCCTGCGGGGTGACTATCGGCGCCCACCCAATGCAGACTCCACCTGA